In the Nitrospirota bacterium genome, one interval contains:
- a CDS encoding NAD(P)/FAD-dependent oxidoreductase, which translates to MSSVPSADSHTTPTPCDVLVVGGGPAGSTISALLAEQGWNVQVLEKDPHPRFHIGESLLPQTLPILKQLGVLADVEKIGIVKYGAEMVSHRYGRTQMFYFSKAFDESQPYAFEVKRSEFDAILLKNAVAKGAQVHEGVRAERVEFRPGTTSIVHAQDKTGNPMAWETRFVVDASGRDTFLSAQLGGKQRSQTHNSAAIFGHFEGVGRLPGKDEGNITAGWLDHGWCWLIPFKDGTTSVGVVCWPDYIKSRTTPLDQFLLDTLRQSPPIAKRMSQAKLLTPVYAAANFSYRRETMSGDGYLMVGDAFAFIDPVFSSGVHLALNSAVLGAKVVEAHLRHSPDYAQRLREFERMVRRAINTFSWFIHRFTQPAFQSLFVSTNRPPKIERAVLSLLAGDVYEQRQARFPLFLFKVCYYTVFMLNWKENWAVSRRRKLGTSTTVTELQDYAVKQQS; encoded by the coding sequence ATGTCTTCCGTCCCTTCCGCAGACTCACATACGACTCCGACTCCATGCGACGTCCTCGTGGTCGGAGGCGGTCCTGCCGGCTCGACCATTTCAGCGTTGCTGGCTGAACAGGGCTGGAATGTCCAGGTCTTGGAGAAGGATCCGCATCCTCGCTTCCATATCGGCGAATCGCTGCTCCCCCAAACCCTCCCGATCCTCAAGCAATTGGGTGTGTTGGCCGACGTCGAGAAGATCGGAATCGTGAAATACGGTGCAGAGATGGTCTCGCATCGTTATGGCCGGACGCAGATGTTCTACTTTTCCAAAGCCTTCGATGAATCCCAGCCCTATGCCTTTGAAGTCAAACGATCCGAATTCGACGCCATCCTCCTGAAGAATGCCGTCGCCAAGGGCGCGCAGGTCCACGAAGGTGTTCGGGCCGAGCGCGTCGAGTTTCGTCCAGGGACGACGTCAATTGTGCATGCGCAAGACAAGACCGGAAATCCCATGGCCTGGGAGACCAGATTCGTAGTCGATGCGAGCGGGCGCGATACATTTCTTTCCGCACAACTGGGAGGAAAGCAACGCAGCCAGACCCATAACAGCGCCGCCATCTTCGGTCACTTTGAGGGTGTCGGCAGGTTGCCAGGCAAAGACGAGGGAAATATCACAGCGGGCTGGCTCGATCACGGCTGGTGCTGGTTGATCCCTTTCAAGGACGGAACCACCAGCGTCGGAGTTGTCTGCTGGCCTGACTACATCAAATCGCGCACGACTCCCCTCGATCAATTCCTCCTGGACACCCTGAGGCAATCCCCCCCGATTGCTAAGCGGATGAGTCAGGCAAAACTCCTCACGCCCGTCTATGCGGCGGCGAACTTTTCCTATCGGCGAGAGACCATGTCGGGGGACGGCTACCTCATGGTCGGCGATGCCTTCGCCTTCATCGACCCGGTCTTCTCCAGCGGCGTCCATTTGGCGCTGAACAGTGCCGTGCTCGGCGCGAAAGTCGTCGAAGCCCACCTGCGCCATTCACCGGACTACGCGCAACGGCTCCGGGAGTTCGAGCGGATGGTACGGCGGGCCATCAACACGTTTTCGTGGTTTATCCACCGCTTTACCCAGCCGGCCTTTCAATCGCTCTTCGTCTCGACCAACCGGCCGCCGAAAATCGAGCGGGCCGTCTTGTCGTTGTTAGCCGGGGACGTGTACGAACAACGTCAGGCACGGTTCCCTCTTTTCCTCTTTAAGGTTTGCTATTACACGGTTTTCATGTTGAATTGGAAAGAAAATTGGGCCGTCTCCCGGCGCAGAAAGCTCGGTACGTCGACGACGGTCACCGAGCTGCAGGATTACGCCGTCAAGCAACAATCTTAA
- a CDS encoding outer membrane beta-barrel protein produces the protein MSETTWTARLVGAFPLFLFGFVGILSMWAGVALAQEVPPTPVPSSPPAKKFDLYLSGHVMGLFPQDKDLSVGGSRIPHTDVRGTIGAGIKFDAYPWFTKKILGAEIEAFGLGGSVRAPRTTSGTGTTQAQGSLIAVNTMYNLILRYPGETVQPYIGVGGGTSTGILYNVNITSGNVGLTGSSGDFAFAYQFLGGVRTFVTQKLFLFGEYKYFATKYSWDSDGAGNQRIKLDFQTHIVSGGIGWSF, from the coding sequence ATGAGCGAAACGACTTGGACGGCCAGGCTTGTCGGGGCTTTTCCCCTGTTTCTATTCGGATTTGTAGGCATTCTGTCAATGTGGGCAGGTGTGGCGTTAGCACAGGAGGTGCCTCCGACGCCGGTTCCGTCGTCTCCACCAGCCAAGAAATTCGATCTCTACTTAAGCGGCCATGTCATGGGCCTCTTCCCCCAGGATAAAGATCTTTCCGTCGGCGGGAGTCGAATTCCTCATACCGATGTGCGTGGCACGATCGGCGCCGGGATCAAGTTCGACGCCTATCCCTGGTTCACGAAGAAAATTCTCGGCGCTGAGATTGAAGCCTTCGGGCTCGGCGGAAGCGTCCGGGCTCCCCGGACCACGTCCGGCACCGGCACGACTCAGGCGCAGGGCAGTCTGATTGCCGTCAATACGATGTACAACTTGATATTGCGTTATCCAGGCGAGACCGTCCAGCCCTACATCGGCGTCGGGGGCGGTACGTCGACCGGCATCCTCTATAACGTGAACATCACGAGCGGCAACGTGGGACTCACTGGCAGTTCAGGAGATTTCGCCTTCGCGTATCAGTTTCTCGGCGGCGTCCGCACCTTCGTGACGCAGAAACTATTTCTGTTCGGCGAGTACAAGTATTTTGCGACCAAATATAGTTGGGACAGTGACGGCGCCGGCAATCAGCGGATCAAGCTGGATTTCCAGACCCATATCGTATCCGGCGGCATCGGATGGTCGTTCTGA
- a CDS encoding alpha/beta hydrolase, with protein MFPSIEAVAKFHYGGLPVHWLLGANFKLIDRLPQLSLPKLVIHGDRDDIIPLELGRQVFEAAKPPKSFYLIEGADHNNTYQVGGAAYFRRWVEFVQAAIRS; from the coding sequence GTGTTTCCGTCCATCGAAGCGGTGGCCAAGTTCCATTACGGTGGGTTGCCGGTTCATTGGCTGTTGGGGGCAAATTTCAAACTCATCGATCGCCTTCCGCAGCTCTCGCTGCCGAAGCTCGTTATTCACGGTGATAGAGACGACATCATTCCGCTCGAATTGGGTCGGCAAGTTTTTGAAGCAGCGAAGCCACCCAAGTCCTTTTATCTCATTGAGGGCGCCGATCATAACAACACCTATCAGGTCGGTGGCGCAGCCTATTTCCGGCGGTGGGTAGAGTTTGTTCAAGCCGCCATCCGATCCTAG
- a CDS encoding VacJ family lipoprotein, which produces MSSFRVLTLSLLTVGMMLVTGCAGKSGAVQTQGASDARPAVDQSSVLVLTAQQDTAPDELLDPFARADEAAGEEYDPWESFNGNIFEFNRQVDRFVLKPAAKGYNFLLPDWVQIGISNIYYNLRFPPRLLNNMFQGKFKGAGIEVGRFLVNSTIGGAGLIDVAKDMGLETPEEDMGQTLGHYGVKPGPYLVLPLLPPFTVRDFTGYVGDVFLNPINWLVAPLIEVKNVPSIIAHKNRTTTSVIQFGARVEEIVNERSRNLEKYQGVEEATLDLYTAVRNAYLQKRAKAVRE; this is translated from the coding sequence ATGAGTTCTTTTCGTGTGCTGACGTTGAGTCTGCTGACGGTTGGGATGATGCTGGTTACTGGCTGTGCGGGGAAGTCCGGCGCAGTGCAGACCCAGGGGGCGAGCGACGCGAGGCCGGCCGTTGACCAGTCTTCGGTGCTGGTTCTTACGGCACAGCAAGATACGGCGCCGGACGAACTCCTCGATCCATTTGCCAGAGCCGACGAAGCAGCCGGCGAGGAGTACGATCCCTGGGAATCGTTCAACGGCAATATCTTCGAGTTCAACCGTCAGGTCGACCGATTTGTGCTCAAGCCGGCCGCGAAGGGGTATAACTTTCTCTTGCCGGACTGGGTCCAGATCGGTATCAGTAACATCTATTATAATCTGCGTTTTCCGCCGCGCCTCTTGAACAATATGTTTCAGGGCAAGTTCAAGGGGGCCGGCATCGAAGTCGGACGGTTCTTGGTAAACAGCACGATCGGTGGGGCGGGGCTCATCGACGTGGCCAAAGACATGGGCTTAGAGACGCCTGAAGAAGATATGGGCCAAACACTCGGACATTACGGCGTGAAGCCGGGCCCCTATTTGGTGTTGCCGTTGTTGCCTCCCTTTACTGTCAGAGATTTCACCGGCTACGTTGGCGACGTGTTTTTAAACCCGATCAACTGGCTGGTTGCCCCGCTCATCGAGGTCAAGAATGTTCCCTCGATCATCGCGCATAAGAATCGGACGACGACCAGCGTGATCCAATTCGGCGCCCGCGTAGAAGAGATTGTGAATGAGCGCTCGCGAAATCTTGAAAAATACCAGGGAGTCGAGGAGGCGACGCTCGATCTCTATACGGCTGTCCGTAATGCCTATCTGCAGAAGCGGGCGAAGGCAGTCCGAGAATGA
- a CDS encoding glycine C-acetyltransferase, with translation MAYHSLKKSVSARLADIRVAGLYKSERQILSPQGAEIRVAQGEVLNLCANNYLGLANHPDIRQAAMEGLHEHGYGMASVRFICGTQDLHLQLEQTLSTFLGTEDTILYSSCFDANGGLFEVLLGEQDAVISDALNHASLIDGIRLCKATKLRYAHSDMADLETKLHDATACSLRLIATDGVFSMDGDLAKLDRIVELAERYDAAVIVDDSHATGVLGHNGRGTPDHFGVADRIEIVTSTLGKTLGGAAGGFTSGRKEIVELLRQRSRPYLFSNSLPPVIAAAARRAVILVAQGDQLRTRLRENAAFFRAQLTAFGFRLIPGEHPIIPVMLGDASLATRMAERLLEEGIYVVGFSYPVVPEGQARIRVQMSAAHTRQQLERASAAFATVGRELGVIL, from the coding sequence ATGGCCTACCACTCACTCAAGAAATCAGTCTCAGCCCGGCTCGCAGACATCCGCGTGGCGGGCCTCTACAAATCCGAGCGGCAGATCCTCAGTCCGCAGGGGGCCGAGATTCGCGTGGCGCAAGGTGAGGTCCTCAATCTCTGCGCCAACAACTATCTGGGGCTCGCCAACCACCCTGACATCAGACAGGCCGCTATGGAAGGGCTGCACGAACATGGCTACGGCATGGCCTCCGTCCGGTTCATCTGCGGCACGCAGGATCTCCATCTACAGCTCGAACAGACACTCAGCACCTTCCTGGGTACCGAGGACACCATCCTCTATAGTTCCTGCTTCGATGCCAACGGCGGACTCTTCGAGGTGCTGCTCGGCGAGCAAGACGCCGTCATCAGCGATGCCCTGAACCATGCCAGCCTGATCGATGGTATCCGTCTCTGCAAGGCCACCAAGCTTCGCTATGCGCATTCCGATATGGCGGACCTGGAAACCAAGCTGCATGACGCGACAGCCTGCAGCCTTCGCCTAATCGCGACGGACGGGGTCTTCTCCATGGATGGCGATCTCGCGAAACTCGATCGGATCGTCGAGCTGGCGGAACGGTACGATGCAGCCGTGATCGTCGACGACAGTCATGCAACCGGTGTGCTCGGACACAATGGCCGCGGCACGCCGGACCATTTCGGCGTGGCGGACCGGATCGAGATCGTCACCAGCACATTGGGCAAGACCTTGGGCGGCGCAGCAGGCGGGTTTACATCCGGACGAAAAGAAATCGTCGAGCTGTTGCGCCAGCGGTCGCGACCCTACTTGTTTTCGAATTCACTTCCCCCGGTCATCGCCGCAGCGGCTCGACGGGCCGTCATCCTGGTAGCCCAAGGCGACCAGTTGCGAACCAGGCTGCGCGAGAACGCCGCCTTCTTCCGTGCGCAACTCACCGCCTTCGGGTTCCGGCTCATTCCCGGCGAGCATCCCATCATCCCGGTCATGTTGGGCGACGCCTCGCTCGCGACCAGAATGGCAGAGCGGCTGTTGGAAGAAGGGATCTATGTCGTGGGATTCAGTTATCCGGTTGTGCCGGAAGGGCAAGCGCGGATTCGAGTCCAGATGTCGGCAGCCCATACCAGACAACAACTGGAACGGGCCAGCGCTGCCTTTGCCACAGTTGGACGTGAACTGGGTGTCATCTTATGA
- the tdh gene encoding L-threonine 3-dehydrogenase has product MQALVKTSAQPGLTLSTCPDPQPGHTDAVIRVKATSLCGTDAHIYNWDPWAHSRIHPPRIIGHEMCGEVVEVGSEVTLVKRGDYVAAESHLTCGHCFQCRTGQAHVCKNYRILGVDLDGSFAEYIVLPEAVLWKTSPAIPPELACAQEPLGNAVDAALVEDLTGQTVLITGCGPTGLFAAAVARTAGAAIIIASDVSAYRLDLAKQVGVDHVLNAKTETADRIAAAIRDITAGEGVDASLEMSGNPIALHQAFSAVKNGGRVTLFGIPTGSVSFDLPNEIIFKGIRVYGVTGRRLFKTWYRLAGLFQAGLNIKPIITHTFPMKDFAQGFELINSGQCGKVVLIP; this is encoded by the coding sequence ATGCAGGCTCTTGTCAAAACATCGGCGCAACCGGGATTGACCCTCAGCACCTGCCCCGATCCACAGCCGGGCCACACCGATGCGGTCATCCGCGTTAAAGCCACGTCGCTCTGCGGAACAGATGCCCATATTTACAATTGGGACCCTTGGGCCCATAGCCGCATCCACCCGCCACGGATTATCGGTCATGAAATGTGCGGCGAGGTCGTGGAAGTCGGGTCCGAGGTCACCTTGGTCAAGAGAGGGGACTATGTTGCAGCCGAGTCGCACCTCACATGTGGTCACTGTTTCCAATGTCGTACCGGACAGGCGCATGTATGCAAGAACTACCGCATCCTGGGAGTCGACCTCGATGGGTCGTTTGCAGAATACATCGTCTTGCCTGAAGCCGTGCTCTGGAAGACTTCACCCGCCATTCCACCGGAACTCGCCTGCGCGCAAGAACCGCTCGGCAACGCCGTGGATGCCGCCTTAGTCGAAGATCTCACGGGACAGACGGTGCTGATCACCGGCTGTGGTCCGACCGGACTCTTCGCAGCCGCTGTCGCACGAACGGCCGGTGCCGCCATCATCATTGCATCGGACGTCAGTGCCTACCGCCTGGACCTTGCCAAACAGGTCGGTGTCGATCATGTGCTCAACGCTAAAACTGAAACCGCCGATCGCATCGCCGCCGCCATTCGTGACATCACCGCCGGGGAAGGGGTCGATGCCTCCCTCGAAATGTCCGGAAACCCGATCGCATTACATCAAGCCTTCAGTGCCGTGAAGAACGGCGGACGTGTGACGCTCTTCGGCATTCCAACCGGATCTGTGTCGTTCGATCTGCCGAACGAAATTATCTTCAAAGGCATCCGTGTGTACGGCGTGACAGGCCGCCGACTCTTCAAGACCTGGTACCGCTTGGCCGGACTCTTCCAGGCTGGGCTGAATATCAAGCCGATCATTACCCATACTTTTCCCATGAAAGACTTTGCGCAGGGGTTCGAGTTGATCAACTCAGGACAATGCGGGAAAGTGGTGCTGATTCCGTGA
- a CDS encoding energy transducer TonB, translated as MKALYHRSLVIVAGICCAACLAPGSPSPAYSASSPQTAPSPGPTKRWAQFELSQAESMGDPQTGKPVTLTIVLGGVTSGTTPVVAICESMAFQAQTVTLEPDAESMGLKGTVTLEPIPMSRTSVPPRAARVQVTFARSRQDKLERLMRRVVYVTMDRSEPVDETSELLPVRSEESRGDDVVLDEVQTAVEPISTSVLAEEDLVPFASPGEGKAYWQHVSQLISKSWARQVRGIRHAASSETVKVRFKMFPNGRAQLIEIEKGSGAREIDEAGIYAVVHAQPFLPFPSELGEAAVDVHIRMRTGSRVRSRDVQAVGNPSASKPDVSGQPSKK; from the coding sequence ATGAAGGCGCTGTACCACCGAAGCCTTGTGATCGTGGCGGGGATCTGTTGCGCCGCATGCTTGGCTCCCGGCTCTCCCTCACCCGCCTATTCCGCATCATCCCCACAGACAGCTCCCTCGCCGGGTCCCACGAAGCGTTGGGCGCAGTTCGAATTAAGCCAAGCAGAGTCGATGGGCGATCCGCAAACCGGCAAGCCCGTGACATTGACGATCGTGCTTGGGGGTGTCACCTCCGGGACGACTCCGGTAGTGGCGATCTGTGAATCGATGGCGTTTCAAGCTCAAACGGTCACGTTGGAGCCGGATGCAGAGTCGATGGGACTGAAGGGGACGGTGACGCTCGAGCCCATCCCGATGAGTCGGACCTCTGTGCCACCCAGGGCGGCGCGAGTCCAAGTGACCTTTGCTCGATCCCGCCAGGACAAACTCGAACGGCTGATGCGTCGGGTCGTGTATGTGACGATGGATCGGTCAGAACCGGTCGATGAGACGAGTGAGTTGCTCCCTGTCCGCTCCGAGGAATCACGGGGCGATGATGTGGTTCTGGATGAAGTGCAAACTGCTGTGGAGCCGATCTCGACGAGTGTCTTAGCCGAGGAAGATTTGGTCCCGTTTGCTTCTCCCGGGGAGGGCAAGGCCTACTGGCAGCATGTCAGTCAGCTGATCAGCAAGAGTTGGGCTCGCCAGGTCCGCGGAATCCGGCATGCGGCGAGCAGCGAAACCGTGAAGGTCCGTTTCAAGATGTTTCCCAACGGCCGCGCTCAGTTGATTGAAATTGAGAAGGGTTCCGGCGCCCGTGAAATCGACGAAGCAGGAATTTATGCCGTGGTCCATGCGCAACCGTTTCTGCCGTTTCCTAGTGAGCTGGGGGAGGCCGCGGTGGACGTGCATATCCGGATGCGAACCGGTAGCCGGGTACGGTCTCGCGATGTACAGGCGGTGGGGAATCCGTCAGCCAGCAAACCTGATGTGTCCGGCCAGCCTTCGAAGAAGTAG
- a CDS encoding YceI family protein, protein MLKRRMQSWRLCVLFGVVVWFPLESHAEPARWNVDPEHSSIEFRVAHMLVSKTTGRFMDYTGFIDMDAEAGTVKAIEATIKTGSVNTNHEKRDAHLRNTDFFDVEHAPTMTFKMRSYKKTAEGYTAVGDLTLRGVTKEITLVGHYNGAAKDPWGNTRVGFNAEGKLNRKDFGMVWNKTLDSGGLVVGDEVQIRLDIECIKAKP, encoded by the coding sequence ATGTTGAAGCGAAGAATGCAGAGTTGGCGACTATGTGTCCTGTTCGGAGTGGTGGTCTGGTTTCCGTTGGAGAGTCATGCAGAACCGGCTCGTTGGAATGTGGATCCTGAACATTCGTCGATCGAGTTTCGCGTCGCGCACATGCTGGTATCGAAGACGACGGGGCGGTTCATGGACTATACCGGGTTTATCGACATGGATGCCGAAGCCGGCACGGTGAAGGCGATTGAGGCCACGATCAAGACCGGGTCGGTGAATACGAATCACGAAAAACGGGATGCCCATTTGCGGAATACCGATTTTTTCGATGTGGAACATGCACCGACGATGACCTTCAAGATGAGGAGCTATAAAAAAACCGCAGAGGGTTATACGGCGGTGGGCGATCTCACGTTGCGGGGCGTGACCAAGGAAATTACCCTGGTGGGCCACTATAACGGGGCGGCGAAAGACCCTTGGGGCAATACCAGGGTCGGCTTCAATGCGGAGGGAAAGCTGAATCGTAAAGACTTCGGGATGGTCTGGAACAAGACGTTGGATAGCGGCGGGCTCGTGGTCGGCGATGAGGTTCAGATCAGGCTGGATATTGAATGTATCAAGGCGAAACCCTAG